From the Lathyrus oleraceus cultivar Zhongwan6 chromosome 3, CAAS_Psat_ZW6_1.0, whole genome shotgun sequence genome, the window tagctttgatagtttcctctttcatcactttcatacaacattcactgaataattgacctgacattaacactgcactccatttttcgcctctggttgcgaaggtcgatgccaacctaaaataggttgttctgaCCAATGAGGTTATTGATAGATTTCTAATACCTTTGAATATGTTGTTCATtcattccacaaggtttgttgtcatgttGCCCCATCGACATCCTCTGTCAAATTCCATTGTCCACTTCTCTAAtggtatgttatccacccacCTTCTTACATTTGCATTTGACAATCTAATTTCGATACGGTAATGTTAAAATGACGGatgagttagagcataccctacattcaccatttttttgcgaatgttcttgtctttgattgcatgcatgaagttttgtgcgatatgtctaatgcaataaACATGGGTAAAATGGGGATTATGCCATccgttatcatggttattgtaagcactctcaatatctgcatgtctatctgaaatcaaatagagattgacttgtggagcgacatgtgttctgagatgacTAAGGAAGAAACCTCAACCACCAAcagtttcaccttcaaccagagcaaaggcaatggaAAAGACATTATTGTTtccgtcttgtgcaactgccataAGCAAAGTGCCCTTGTATTTTAtgtataaccatgttccatcaatttgaataataggtttgcagaatacaaaacctttgatgcatggttgaaaCGCCTAAAAGAAGCCGTAAAAAAATCTATTTCCAGCAAAACAAGTTTCGTCTGGTGTAAATGTTGGCAATGTCTTCATAATTGCAATAGTCCCCAGTGCATATGTTTTAAGTGTCCATAAAAACCGTGGCAgttctttgtatgaatcctcccagttgtcgaatacatgttcaacaacctttgtccttgaaatccatgctttcttgtaagagGGAGTATAATTATATCGTGTGACGAcatgagatattattatactcaccttcactgatgggtctttgttaacaagcggcaaaatgtcttgacatataAATTCAACGCTTAATTTTCGGTGATCATGTACAACATTAGTGGCAATGCACCTGTGAGGTGGATTCTGATACATGATTTGTGACACAGGACAAGATCCTAGACATGATTCTATtcgttttttcaaatgcaagaaatttgaatttcttTTAATTGTAAATCGGATAGTTTCGATGTTTCGAAAACTAAAACCGTATACATCACACTCATATGTCTCACCGTTGCAGTGAGCATTGATAATATATTTGGGTGCATATGACATAGTAAGATAATGAAGTTATGTAGGTTTGATGATGAATTTGTGTTGGTTAATTAAGAATATGAATTTGTGTTCGTATGAGGAAGAGTATTAATAGAAGAATGTGACATGACCATGCATGCAAGAGCTAGTGCCATTCCATTTGGTGTCTGCTTTTGAACATATGCGTCAGTCCATATGACGCCTTCTGTGCATGCCCTCGAGATTCTACGCTACATGAAATAGTCATGCAGCCTAGTGAAAAGACCATGCATGCAAGACCTGCCACGAGAAAGCCATGCAGCTAGACACCTAGGACGGCTCCAGTCCATATGGCGCTAGCATGTAAAATATACATGTGCTCGCTAATTGAATTGGGGCTAGGATGCATTTAATGCATGCACACTTGTGCATATATCTCATTATAAATATCCATGCATCTCCACACTTCTTCATCAGTAACAAACAGTCTCTACTCACTATGGGTGAATCGCATAGAGGCACATTCGCAAACATAACAACTTATGTAAGTGTTTATGTATTGTCATATTTTTCTAACACATTTTTTTATAAAGtaaattattttttttgtttattttttaggATATTTCTAGGTTTCGAACTCGTGTCCACGAATTTGTTTCCATCGACGCGTTGATTTAACCTTATGtcgaactcgccggttttggacATGTAAGCAAAATCATGTCTTAGTTGTTTGATACTAAATTTATTCTAGCtttatgtgaaagatggcgtcccgagaGACACACATTATGGTTTCCAATCGGTGAATACTGTGACGTTAGAAGATGTCTACATGTTATTGGGACTGCCTATCGAGGGTAAGGcggtaaatggtaaaaccaactatgcgaattcaatttgcatggaaCTCTTAGATGCTgacttgttagatgataactcaagaggtcaaggtatactcctttcacgccttaaggcataTTACAACATCTTACAGTTAGATGAAAATTCTACCACAACCCGTTCACATTCCCGTCCCTAGCGTCCGTCAACCACAACCCgttcacattcccgtatgcacaaaagtaagtttttaataatggactatatttacttaatttaccgattattatctctaaataatatatttacttttttggtgcagatggtcagcacgtggtatgagttacaacagatgtcctagacactaTATTACCTAAcatcgcaatctcttggatcactTTCGACCAGCATATATATTTCCATTAACCTAATTATTTCGTaataatttgtttttttattatcacccattttataatataatatattttcacatttcagttcatttggcgtccatatctaaacttagatcatgaccatgaaatcaacgaacaagatgcatccgtttggactgcatgcacaccgatcataagattcaccactgtggagatgcatCATAGTGACCGTGTTAAAATGCAATCCATTATGCTTCAACGCATCCCAGATCCCTCGACAAACCTCGGAGAATGACATCTACGAAAAGTTAACGATAAATGGAGCTTTAACCCTTGGTAAAACTTTACTAGATCTGAGTGTCAAAAATGGAAGCACCgacaagaccatgtcttaactgacgttgtgatgccaaccgaagaaaaatcaactcgtaattatatggcttggtacagatcggttggatttgagttcctCGCCGAGGATATATACCTATACGACCCATGCAAAgtaacttacacacaagaaggttcaacatctaacccctaacaacattgtcagaccgattactcacaaccccctatccatCAAAATTTTCGGTCCACAAACAGACAAACCTACGAccataacatgtcaaacacccCAACCACAATATTGTTATCATTTAACACTAATCATCCCTCCTCCTATGCACCAACAagtagatcatcatcaagacacccaaTATCGCTATGCACCtaacacatcaccctaccatagcCGCCTTATCCAAAATACTCAGTGATCATTTAACACTAATCGTCCTTCCTCCTACTATAGCCAAaaagcccaaacatcacaaaaccaaaacatgcaaACAACCATATGGCAatcaaacaccacaacaatcatttcaacctttcctcgacgcatcattcacaccaataTCGCCTTTCAATCGTCCTGGTCgccctccaataactcaaacatAACCCAACTACTCTAGCATGAGTCAcgaactcagctatggcggtagcgcttcattgcatacacaagactacgcaaatttgtctgaatatcttaggcaatctcctgaaggtggtggtgatgttcctggcccctcaaatcctcaaacatatggggtgaatcatcaacgtgggttagggccacgcgttcgggtagctaggggatgtggtaCCGGATGTCAGTTAGGTCATCCTGGTCAACAACATTAGTCTTTTTGGTTATCGTATGTAAAatcatattaatattaatatcaattggtccgattacgacttttatctaaaatgtacattatttaaaaaaaatacataacACACACATGtgccaaaccaattggcgcctcctttaaAACTAAACACACAGTCGCCAATTAGATTGACAACACTAGGTGCATAAGCCCATCCTATTGATGCCACCTCTTTAACTTAAAGAGTAGACGTCAATTCATCTGATATTACCTCTTCAAAGTGGGGTAAATTGAAAATTAATCTGAATAGTGAgttttttaaagatttttttttgaaatagtgggttatttgagtaaaaaattcGAAGAAAATATGATTTGTAGTGgaaaagagattaattactatgcactgtcagtgtaaaaagttttacattgccggttcatcaccatcacccgtttgtattactttatagatttttagAATAAAAATCAAACTTCGTTTAATATCCAATTAAATTCATTTAAAAAATCATATATAATAAAGATTTTCTCGTTCTGCGCCTGTATTCATACAACACCCTTGTGTTATCCACGACAAAAATAAATCTGAAAGGCATCGAAGTGATGGGGATAATTTTGGAAAAGGCATCCATTTCACCACTTAGGTTTGTTGATAGTTTTGGATCTCAGAAAAAGAGCATTTCATGAATATTCATTCACAATACATACATAGATTGGATGCAACTCTTGAATTTCATGTTATATTTTGTTACAGAATAAGTAGAAAAATCATTTAGACACAAAAGGCAAACAACGAGGTTCCACCAGTGTAGTTAGAGAAAACTCCTAGAGATACATTATATCCATGACCCGAATAAACACATCCATTGTTGATTGACATTCCTCCATAGACACTACCTCCGGTTGCGTAGGACCATAGAATTTTGCCATTTCTTGCATTGATTGCATATAAGTGTCCAGATAAATCAGTAGATCCACCGAAAAGAACCTTATTTGCCACACTGACAGGGCCACTAACAGTACTATTTCCAGGGTTAGCCGTCGACCATAGAATTTCTCCATTTCTAGAATCCATTGCCACCCATCCTCCAGTCGTTGTGTTCTTCTTTGAAGGTAAAAGTTGGAAATTATCCTTATTTGAATTTGCACTGTTGGTATAAACTCTTTTTTCATCCGTTGACGCGCCCCATATTCCGCCTCCTCCATTTCCACTAGGTCCTGCTTGCTGCAATGTTTCGAGTTCATTATTAAATTAGTTCATGCTGAATATTATTGTTGAAAGTTATGATTTTAGATATTACCTGAAACCATTGAAGGGTTCCATTGTCGCGATCCAATGCCCACGCGAATCCACTTTTCTGAACAGCTACAACAATATCTTTCTTTGTTCCGTTTATATGTGTCGTTAACATCATTGGCGCCTCTCCGAAATCAGAATCTGGTAATGGACCTTGGGGTGGACAATCAGGAGTTGAAGCATTGTTACATGCTATAAACCATACGTCCAAGCCTCCTAATTGTTTGAACCATTTGATATCACCGGTGTCCAAATCAAGGGCCAACATTGAATTGGAGTGGTTTTCTGGTTCGATACACTCGTCAGTTTCAACCGGAGTAGTTTGGTTATTTTGTCTTTCTTGACAATCAAGTATGTTTTGTGGGGCTGAATAGAGATTTCCGGTGGCAATATAAACATGTTTTCTATGAACATCAATGGAAGGACTACTTCCCCAAATAGCTGCTCCTGCGTATTGATCTCTTTTTCCTTTGTTATCCGGCAACATATAGGTTTGCCATAAGATAGCACCGGTTTTAGCATCAAGTCTTACAAAGCTTCCACGAAATGTACAACATTTATCAATGGCTACTTGTTCTTCTAGTGAAGATGTTCCAACATAGTAACTCCTATACATAAAGAGTTGTTTAACATAATTACAATTGAGGTAAATGAAAGTTGTTTAACATAAAGAGTTGTTTAACataattttaaatatatatatacttttcattttaaaaaacattttttttaaaatattttttttcagAATTCTTTTTTGTTTTCAGAATAAAAAAACAAGTTAAAATACAATTGGTTActttttttattttctaaaagTTGTTTTTATTTTTGGGAAAAATAATTTTAAGAAGAATAATGCTATTCTTATACCAAATCAAACATCAAATATTGTTCACCGTAT encodes:
- the LOC127128534 gene encoding uncharacterized protein LOC127128534, with the protein product MVDHWLYIAYDILSRYIISNQLSIHTIFTFKNMSNRIDNIVLCLLLFCVHVAIVSAKSNWLSHGGDLFNRRYANKEHKISPENAHKLRLKWKFFAGQDITATPTIYDGVIYFPSWNGNIYALKEDDGSVVWEKNVKELTGLNASVFIFNANGTVSRVSPSVAGDLLILGIYGPAVIIGLNRTTGELVWLTKLESHYRSFITMSGTYYNGSYYVGTSSLEEQVAIDKCCTFRGSFVRLDAKTGAILWQTYMLPDNKGKRDQYAGAAIWGSSPSIDVHRKHVYIATGNLYSAPQNILDCQERQNNQTTPVETDECIEPENHSNSMLALDLDTGDIKWFKQLGGLDVWFIACNNASTPDCPPQGPLPDSDFGEAPMMLTTHINGTKKDIVVAVQKSGFAWALDRDNGTLQWFQQAGPSGNGGGGIWGASTDEKRVYTNSANSNKDNFQLLPSKKNTTTGGWVAMDSRNGEILWSTANPGNSTVSGPVSVANKVLFGGSTDLSGHLYAINARNGKILWSYATGGSVYGGMSINNGCVYSGHGYNVSLGVFSNYTGGTSLFAFCV